In Setaria italica strain Yugu1 chromosome IX, Setaria_italica_v2.0, whole genome shotgun sequence, the genomic stretch GGGACGGGGCGGTGCGAGAGGGacaggcggaggcgcggggaAAGAAACCGAACGGAGATGGAGACCGACCGCGGTCAATAAATAGATAGATATATAGATAGTATAGGTTTTAcatgttgttttagttttatcaccagttatctaacTTGAGAtatgaactgtcggctttttatcattatttttatcaCATAtctgattagatctgtttcaagtgttgcttttgtagcgttgtttaggttgctctagcagtttctttacaattgctacgtggtCATCGgttgttctatagccggtcatctacACAGTaattcggccgattcgctgatacacttctcaagacagatcggaaccttagccgatcgaaatccctgaaatttaatacttttctttccgaCGCCGCTCCCTGCCCGCACGCGGCTACGATGGGGGGATGCGACGTGGGAAGGGATGGGTGCCCGGAGCTGGCGAGGCATGGTGGCAGACGGGGGAGGCGCGACCGTGGGGAGGAGGCGAGTCGCAGATGGAGGGAGGAGTAGAGGCGGCGGTGACGCAGGGAGGAGTTGTCGGGAGGCGGTGCGGTGGTGACGCAGGGaggggagcggtggcggcgtggcggggatgcagggagggggagcggatgGTGGGATAGAGCGAGCGGACGGGAGGGAGCGGAGGGGGCGATTTTTCTGTGCGAACGGGAGGGGGCGATGGATCTGACGCTTCCGCATGCGGAAGACGTGAAATGGAGGGCCGGTGTCGCGCGGAGCGAAGGACATGGAGCGTGCTTCCTATTGACGGACCGCTTTTTTGtgtcgttttggtttttataTAGTATAGAGATAAGGTATAGATTATTTCAACGTTGCTGCAACTTGTGTTCAGCTGCCGCCAGCCGGTTATGATCCGCTATTTATGTCCTGAAGGCGCCTCAGTTCACGTAGAAAGCCGTCAAACTCCGAGTCTCCAACACGACTTGCCAAACGACAGAACCGATGGCACCTCAGGCTGATGCTATCTCcacccaccacctccgccgccacctcgtccTCCTGCTCACCGTTGCAGCCGTGACGACAACACGAGCAGGCACCACGGACACAGCGGCCCCCACCCCAAGCGCCGCGGAGAGTCAATCGACGGAGCCATCGGCAGCGTCCTTCCTCCGCGTCCGCTGCGCCACCACGCTGTACTCGGCCCTCTGCTACGACTCCCTCCTCCCCTACGCCTCCGAGTTCCAGACCAGCCACGCCAGGCTCGCGCGCGTCGCGGCCgacgtcgcggcggcgcgcctccGCGCACTCTCCACTCGCGTGAAGGACATCCTCCACCACGGCCCTGAGCcggcggaggggagcggcggACGGCCTAGCGAGACCGACGCGCTGCGCGACTGCGCCAGCACGACCTCGGCCGCAGCAAACCTGGCGAGGCAGTCGTCGGCTGCGCTAAACGGGCTGGACGCGTTCCAGACGGCCAACGcagctggcggtggcggcagcagcaggcagTCCAGGTGGGAGGTGTCCAACGCCAAGACGTGGCTCAGCGCGGCAATGACTAACGTGGGCACGTGCGCTGATGGGTTGGATGAAGCCGGCGCGACAGCCTCGCCAGGCGGGAAGGAAGTCACCGCCGGCATAGTAAGCGTGGGGCAGTACACGAGCAACGCCCTCGCGCTCGTCAATGGCATACCACTGTGAATTGTGGTATGAACTTGTAAAGTTGTACAGGGAGTGTGGGGGTGGAAACTGTGCGAAGAAAATTTGTTTTTCCAGGAATTTATGGTTGCTGATTGCCCACCGGAACTTCTAGTTATAATGGTATGGTAATCGACATATTACAGTAGCAGGTTACAAGCTCGGCGCAGCAAATATATTATGAAAGCcgagaaagaaaataaaagacgCACAGAGAATTACAACTCCCATCAAGAGACCCCTATTTCAGGGCATCAGCCACGCCCAACCGTGCGGGACACGTCGTCGTGATTTTGTGGCCGTCCGATCGCGGATCCGGTTGTGTGGAAACAGTCCAGGCACCTGGAATTTTGCCAAAAATACAACATGAAATCGGGAGATAAAGAATGCTCAAGCCGAATAGCATTCCCCAGATTATCCATGTGTGCCACAACCAACCAACGTGCTTGCCAATTTTATAAGAGTTAAAGTGCATTCACATCACCCCTTACAGCTACACCACACTGTTGCCACCCTCTAACGAATTGGAAGGTTTGCCTAACAGAATGGGGCCTAAGGGTGGAGAAAAACTTGACCAAAATGTCACAGGAGGAGGATGGCCTCCCATCAAGCTGAAAGCAACACCATTATACTTGTTAACTCCATCAATAAGGTGAGCGACGAGTTGAGGCACAGACAGTGGAAAATTGCAGAACCACGGGTAGAAGCCAACAACATAGGCAAGGATGGAGGACCACAAGTATAGGAAGAGAAGGAACACAATTCACAAACAGATCCATGAGGTGGTTGTAGGGGGAGCAGGAGGAGCACCTTATGCTAACACATTCCCCAACCAACAACAATAACGATATCTTCCCAAGGTCGTGCGGAGATGAGACATCCCCCCATGCACGGAGAGCAACGCTTTCGCGGCACCGTCTAAAAGAACATGGATCTCTAGGGAGGCGGCTGGAGGTGGGAGGCCTTGCCCCTCTCATTGCCCGTAGAGGTAACACCGAGGAGTATGTCCATCATTTTTGCGATGAAATGTCACAGAAAATTTGCACCATTTTGTCTCGTGTCAATGGTCTAAGAAATCACGTGACCcgcaaaaattaaaaataagcCACACTGTGATGACCATCCGAAGCATATGGTGTAAATAATATACAAGTCACTGGATCTTACAGAGCACATGTGGCTCTTCGATGCCAGCTTATTTGAAGGCAAACATTGTTTCCAATCATCTTATGGCTACGGAGCACATGTTGCCTCCTACGATCGGAACTGATGATCTCTTGGACTGGTGAATTACAAACGCACCCTCTGTTCATTTTGATCAAATCCGGGGCCGCAAATGGAAACGAGAGAGCAACGTAAGTCGAGCACAGACGTTGTTTAAAAGGATATGGCCAGTACAGATGAACCCATAGTTTTCGTTGTTCTGTAATATAATTTGCACGGTGACTGTTCtttcttgtaagttgtaacagtTTGTGGAACCCGTGTAAGTTTACTGCTAACTGCCACTCTGCCAGGCTTTTGTTATTAAACGGTTGTTTTGTCTGATAAATATCATGTTCCGGCTGCTGGAGATAATCAGCTGAGTAGGTCCGGACAAACGGACAAACTAGTAGTACTTGATTTGTTAGAACTGAGTTTATGTTAGAGTATTGTCCATTTGTCCTGGCGGTGTCATCAACTCGTTACTGATTTGATTTCTATACCTTGCCAGCCTAATGCACTGTAACTAAAATACCTATAGGTTATAataattttggtgattaataATAACATAGTCATTGGGAGTAATGTCAtaatgtgtttgcaagatgtacCTTTGTAGTGCTTTATAGGTCCAATGATGAATTCCAAAatcatcaaaatgagaagaaaaaaaaagacttagaagaattctatggcatccaaatgatagcaaAAATCCAGAGATGGTATTGAAGCCGGGACACAGACACGCGAAGACATGAAGCGAATCCTGATGGAATTGTGTGCCGACAAAATTGACCGAATCATATGGTGATAATTGGAGAAGTcatcgaatcagtcggtgaccatGAACAACAGTAGGGCCAAGACAACGTGCACTGTGACCACCGACTCATTCAGTGTCAACAGTGGATCAccattgtcggtgttttagaccggcaacccgcctagggggtaccctagttggtattttatgcggtaaggatcgtcgagaatcaaggaatcaatggtgacgcaaggaacacgatttagacaggttcgggccgctagatcgcgtaataccctacgtcttgtgtgtttgtttgtattggtcttagatgaactggagttgttctgtttgaggggtgtccctgcccgcccttatatgcacgagAGGACaaggttacaagtccgagtcctagtcgagtactattatagagttctactcggtatgacccgagtagttttccatgcacatacttgactagtccgagtgggatacgcctatcccttgtcctgatcatatccgagtacgtcccttagtaggctgtccaaggtctactcgtgggcctggggtgcatgcccgacaagcccccgagtactttgtagtcatgcgccacagtctcgagtactgtgggcactatTCGAGCAGTTTGTCGTAGAGGTTGTAGTGTCCgaagtactcgagtactgtcacgtggctggaaggtactcttcttgttcctttgagttgcttatgttccgagaatttttatatggtagtgcgatgataatcgcactccatatggagtagcccccgagccttaggttgagtcgaagagtcaggcttagggttaatcctgcttcttggctgttttaccctcaaaaatctgaaaaagaaaattctgaccatcgggtacggtacccacagcccccaagcacttaggcgattttgtcgttgaagtggtcaaaaaaCCCATTGAAAacagtagccgttgggtgtttaaggcaattaatctgcttaaaatctgtccgttgcgtaactaacgcttggaatccggaggcggcggagatataactggaggaCCCCCTTTCTGTTAGGTTTACACCCCACTGTAGCAGATCTGGTTCTCTTCTCCACCCACCTTTCCTGTTTTCCTCCACCGTGATCCTCTAGTGCCGATGCTGCCGTTGCTGCCCCTCTGAGAGAGGTTCGAGGTTGAGTGCATTTTGCTGCGAGTGAAgccggcggatgcgcaccaagaagatggggaagaaacccaaGAAagtccaaggcaaggctccagcggcaggcaaggtgaagtccaagaaggggaaggaattGGTGCTGcaggcgccgaaggtggggccgacgaaccagactacGCAGCCACCGGCCGGAGCgacgtggcagcattcggtgatgaaggaggaggttGTTCAggcgctagtcgatgccaagcttctgcaaacgaaggaggtactcgagtggcgccCTGCTTTTGCGAATgtgtggcagttcgaggaacacCCCAAcaagacggtgatgcttgcgcactttgtggagagggggttggcagtgcccacctccaacttcttcagaggtatcctcgagtactataagcttcaacttgtccacttgaatcccaatggtgtactgcatatgtcaattttcgtacacctctgtgaagtttacttgggagttcctccaagccttgagctgTTTAGGAAATTATTTTGCTGTAAACCTCAGCCCAGTGCACTtaggacggaagtctttggaggcgccgagttccaactcaggaactcgggcgcatacattgaatacaatttgactgactcccatggggagtggaagaaacggtggttctatattgggaaccatgatcctcgcttgccggtggttactggtcacgcgccgaagcatgcagagaactgggtgagcgaacctaaAGATACCCCAGAGCTTGACCATATGCTGcaccagattaccgagttgaaagcactcggtccgACTGGGATTAACGTGGCGGCAAAttttctcaagagaagggtTCAACCTCTTCAGAAATGGGATCACTCAGGGGGCGAGTACTCGGGATTTAACGACCTGTCGTGTATGTCCGctgaggatatatctgacgatgatgtggaggcactgctggccaagttcttcaggaactatcaaggagtaccagttatACCCGCAGCTCTTCAGTAGTATGATgcttggtatgagccagaagtggtatgtccttTTACTTGATTTGTACTTTGTAAACCCTTTTGGACCCTTGTTGTGAGTGtcgacttgtttttgtagtcccgagttcttgtcggctacttggcgcagttagaagaagaagaaaaaactgtAGTTGAGGAGTCAcaggacgagccctctcctcctgttaagaaacgcagagtagtccgcaagatgtctgctgctaagtctgcttcGACTCCtcctcctgagaagtctcagggtgccaaggtatgtagccgtgTATTCACTTGTAgttgatggatttgaacttgcaaTCTTGTGATTACTTTGTCTTGTTCAAAAAGGCTGACGATGCGGCACTTGGTGATGACGAGGCTGCTTCCGGAGAAGTAGTCCTGACCGACCCGGGCGTCAGTATTGCGAAGGTGCCACCAGCGAATGCTGgagcagtgcccacctccgacttcttcagaggtatcctcgagtactataagcttcaacttgtccacttgaatcccaatggtgtactgcatatgtcaattttcgtacacctctgcgaagtttacttgggagttcctccgagcCTTGAACTGTTGAGgaagtccccgttctccaagtcctgagatgaaccgattgagagcggccatgcagcctgtgagtttctgcacatccttgatgctagctggtgcttgcatgtttgtgatggcagatattttttctgggttggcctcaatgccgcgatggctaatgatgaacccgagtaacttgctagaaggtactccgaagacgcacttagtaggattgagtttccagtggaaagctcgtagactagagaaagtttcctccagatTAGCGATGaggtcctcctggtttcttgttttgacgactacgtcgtcgacataagcttcgacattgcggttaagttgcttttcgaagcacatctgtatagctcgttgataagttgctcctgcattctttagtccgaaggacattgttttgtagcagaaagctccgaaaggtgcgatgaaagctgttttggcttgatcttcttccttgaggcttatctgatgatagccggagtagcagtcgagaaaatatagtaaagcgcacccagcggtggagtcaaccacttggtcgatcctgggtagtctgaaagggtcttttggatagtgcttgttgaggtcggtgtagtcaacgcacattctccactcgttgtttttcttacgaacgagtacaggatttgctaaccagtcagggtgaaagacttctttgatgaaccctgccgcgagtagcttggctagctcttttttaatTGCTTCTCGTATGTCTTGAGCGAACCTACGgagtcgctgccgttttggagtagctttgggatcaaaaTTTAGAGAGtactcgatcagctccttggcacacctggcatgtcagctggttttcgagcgaagatatcatggttagcccgaaggaaattGATGAGCGTGGATTcttatttaggatctagccctgttccgatcagggctgtcttggaagattcgcccgtctggagatcgactggtttgaaATCTTGCTCGCTTGCatgtttcacctttgtggatcctaacttgttttctgggatctcgagttcagttggatggagtttctttgaagctgtgaagacttgttgcatggggctaggtgcttgagaagtcgcggcgatttccacagcttcaatgtcgcattcgtaggatcgccgtagatctccttgTAGCGTTatttctcccttggggcctggcattttgagtaccaagtaaacgtagtgtggtatggccatgaacttggcgagtgctggccttccgagtatggcgggtaagatgtctcgaagtcggcgacttcaaatctgatgtactcggtacggtagtgttccttagttccaaaggtaactaggaggacgacttgtcctagtggtataactgcgtttccaggtacgatgccgtagaagggtgaagctattggagtaagcatttctgtaacgtcgaggcacatcttcctcaatgtttcGGCGAAAATGACATTAGGTCCACTTCTGCCATCGATAAGTACTTTTGTTAGCTTCGATCCTGCCACcacggggtcgagtactagggggaaccggcctggttctgagaacttggtccattggtccttttttctgaaggatatgggcacttctgaccactttagcggtgttggatctgttggttcgatggccatgatctccatgagtacg encodes the following:
- the LOC101771494 gene encoding pectinesterase inhibitor 11, whose protein sequence is MAPQADAISTHHLRRHLVLLLTVAAVTTTRAGTTDTAAPTPSAAESQSTEPSAASFLRVRCATTLYSALCYDSLLPYASEFQTSHARLARVAADVAAARLRALSTRVKDILHHGPEPAEGSGGRPSETDALRDCASTTSAAANLARQSSAALNGLDAFQTANAAGGGGSSRQSRWEVSNAKTWLSAAMTNVGTCADGLDEAGATASPGGKEVTAGIVSVGQYTSNALALVNGIPL